In one window of Streptomyces griseus subsp. griseus DNA:
- a CDS encoding helix-turn-helix domain-containing protein has product MLGAIGLDERQEAAYRALVAAGAAELSALAHRLGLPEAETERALRRLEQQGLAARSSARPGRWVAAPPGVALGALLIQQRHELEQAELASALLAEEYRAEASEPEVHDLVEVVTGAAAVAQRFRQLQLGAASEVCALATGRPITVTGTENESEERAASRGVGYRVVVEREVLSLPSGILELSAALSREEQCRVVDRVPTKLMIADGTTAMVPLTGRDAEPAALVVHASGLLESLMGLFEAVWREAMPLRLGEGGRGVREDGAGPDATDLEILSLLLAGLTDASVAKQLELGLRTVQRRVKGLMELTGVSTRLQLGWHAYERGWVARSGPPGSPSAQVAGVR; this is encoded by the coding sequence ATGCTGGGGGCGATAGGTCTCGACGAGAGGCAGGAAGCCGCGTACCGCGCGCTGGTGGCGGCGGGAGCGGCGGAACTCTCCGCTCTCGCGCACCGGCTGGGCCTCCCGGAGGCGGAGACCGAGCGGGCGCTGCGTCGGCTGGAGCAGCAGGGGCTGGCCGCGCGGTCCTCGGCGCGCCCGGGCCGCTGGGTGGCGGCCCCGCCGGGGGTGGCGCTGGGGGCCCTGCTGATCCAGCAGCGCCACGAGCTGGAGCAGGCGGAGCTGGCGTCGGCGCTGCTGGCGGAGGAGTACCGGGCGGAGGCGAGCGAGCCCGAGGTGCACGATCTGGTGGAGGTGGTGACCGGGGCGGCGGCGGTCGCCCAGCGGTTCCGCCAGTTGCAGCTGGGGGCCGCGTCCGAGGTGTGCGCCCTGGCCACCGGGAGGCCGATCACGGTGACCGGGACGGAGAACGAGTCCGAGGAGCGGGCGGCCTCGCGCGGCGTCGGCTACCGGGTGGTCGTGGAGCGCGAGGTGCTGTCGCTGCCGTCGGGGATCCTGGAGCTGTCGGCCGCGCTGAGCCGGGAGGAGCAGTGCCGGGTGGTCGACCGGGTGCCGACGAAGCTGATGATCGCCGACGGGACCACGGCGATGGTCCCGCTGACCGGGCGTGATGCCGAGCCCGCCGCCCTGGTCGTGCACGCCAGCGGGCTGCTGGAGTCGCTGATGGGCCTCTTCGAGGCGGTGTGGCGGGAGGCGATGCCGCTGCGGCTCGGCGAGGGCGGTCGCGGGGTACGCGAGGACGGTGCCGGGCCCGACGCCACCGATCTGGAGATCCTGTCGCTGCTGCTGGCCGGACTGACCGACGCCAGCGTGGCCAAGCAGCTGGAGCTGGGGCTGCGGACCGTGCAGCGCCGGGTCAAGGGGCTGATGGAGCTGACCGGGGTCTCCACCCGGCTCCAGCTGGGCTGGCATGCGTACGAGCGCGGCTGGGTCGCCCGCTCAGGGCCGCCCGGCTCGCCGTCGGCGCAGGTCGCGGGGGTGCGCTGA
- a CDS encoding protein phosphatase 2C domain-containing protein, producing MSQQGEKPAAHEDDWWRKLYDDTAPDTGPSSAPDSLDDRFDSVSDTVSRAVGHQRETAGTADREAYAGPVPELRPERVPLPQAEEEPKQGPRAGLRPDSQPDLRAEPGLDPQPELRSEPDPQPELSSGLKPDLRAEPGPESQPELSSELKPNPRPNPQPNPQPAPRPTPRPDPQPGPRPNAQPTSTPERKPDPRTAWDRYQGRGSYEEQEKRPEAGVRPVAVPGPRNTVFPAPWEAPAAPPGPRTFAAPKPPEPEPPPAPPSAGPAGAPDPSALHELPPDWAASDAPADGGGARPLVDHLGDRPPTYDAEPAALPAATSENLDALVPDTVLDGARYGTYTLRAASVRGDSARFRGEPRRDALLTARFGAAESALVLVAVAGGVRAGEGAHLAAADACRWIGGAVARSHARLSEDIRAGRRADLKSGLHRLTDRTYGKLRARAAELGLEPGEYTASLRCLLLSADPDCRTRVFFGVGRGGLFRLRDGLWQDLEPVIPQASASSGDGVSEEGPDGDRLTMDLQITTPPSPYSDGPAPPPAELFRFRASVARPGDTLLLCSNGLAEPMRGEPELPDELAERWGPPGPPGLPAFLADTQLRIKGYADDRTCAAVWEA from the coding sequence ATGAGTCAGCAGGGGGAGAAGCCCGCCGCCCACGAGGACGACTGGTGGCGGAAGCTGTACGACGACACCGCGCCGGACACCGGTCCGAGCAGCGCGCCCGACAGCCTCGACGACCGCTTCGACTCCGTGTCGGACACGGTGAGCCGGGCGGTGGGCCACCAGCGGGAGACCGCTGGGACCGCCGACCGGGAGGCGTACGCGGGGCCGGTCCCGGAGCTGAGACCGGAGCGGGTGCCGTTGCCGCAGGCGGAGGAGGAGCCGAAGCAGGGCCCGCGGGCGGGGCTGAGACCGGATTCGCAGCCGGACTTGCGGGCGGAGCCGGGATTGGACCCGCAGCCGGAGTTGCGGTCCGAGCCGGACCCGCAGCCGGAGCTGTCTTCGGGGCTGAAGCCGGACCTGCGGGCGGAGCCGGGACCGGAGTCGCAGCCGGAGCTGTCGTCGGAGCTGAAGCCGAACCCACGGCCGAACCCGCAGCCGAACCCGCAGCCGGCCCCACGGCCGACCCCACGGCCGGACCCGCAGCCGGGCCCGAGGCCGAACGCTCAGCCGACCTCGACGCCGGAGCGGAAACCTGACCCCCGTACGGCCTGGGACCGCTACCAGGGGCGGGGGTCGTACGAGGAGCAGGAGAAGAGGCCGGAGGCGGGCGTGCGTCCCGTCGCCGTCCCCGGACCCCGTAACACCGTCTTCCCTGCCCCCTGGGAAGCCCCCGCCGCCCCGCCCGGCCCCCGCACCTTCGCCGCGCCGAAGCCGCCCGAGCCCGAGCCGCCGCCCGCCCCGCCTTCCGCCGGACCCGCCGGCGCGCCCGACCCCAGCGCCCTGCACGAGCTGCCCCCGGACTGGGCCGCGAGCGACGCACCGGCCGATGGTGGCGGGGCCCGGCCCCTCGTCGACCATCTGGGGGACCGGCCGCCCACCTATGACGCCGAGCCCGCCGCCCTGCCCGCCGCCACCTCGGAGAACCTGGACGCCCTGGTCCCCGACACCGTGCTGGACGGTGCGCGGTACGGGACGTACACCCTGCGGGCCGCCTCCGTGCGGGGCGACTCCGCCCGGTTCCGGGGCGAGCCCCGGCGGGACGCGCTGCTCACGGCCCGGTTCGGGGCGGCCGAGAGCGCGCTCGTGCTCGTCGCCGTGGCCGGGGGCGTGCGGGCCGGGGAAGGGGCGCATCTCGCGGCGGCCGACGCCTGCCGGTGGATCGGCGGGGCTGTGGCCCGCAGCCACGCCCGGCTCTCCGAGGACATAAGGGCGGGCCGTCGCGCCGACCTCAAGTCGGGGCTGCACCGGCTCACCGACCGCACGTACGGCAAACTGCGGGCCCGCGCCGCCGAACTGGGCCTGGAACCGGGGGAGTACACCGCCAGCCTGCGGTGCCTGCTGCTCTCCGCCGACCCCGACTGCCGTACGCGCGTCTTCTTCGGCGTCGGCAGGGGCGGCCTCTTCCGGCTCCGCGACGGGCTCTGGCAGGACCTGGAACCGGTGATTCCGCAGGCGTCCGCCTCATCCGGCGACGGCGTGAGCGAGGAGGGGCCGGACGGCGACCGGCTGACCATGGACCTCCAGATCACCACGCCCCCGTCCCCGTACAGCGACGGCCCCGCCCCGCCGCCCGCCGAACTCTTCCGCTTCCGGGCCTCCGTGGCCCGCCCGGGCGACACACTGCTGCTCTGCAGCAACGGGCTGGCCGAGCCGATGCGCGGCGAGCCGGAGCTTCCCGACGAGCTCGCCGAGCGCTGGGGCCCGCCGGGACCGCCCGGGCTGCCCGCCTTCCTCGCCGACACCCAGCTCCGGATCAAGGGGTACGCCGACGACCGCACCTGCGCGGCCGTCTGGGAGGCGTAA
- a CDS encoding rodlin — protein MFKKIMASAAVAVSVVGVSAAAAPSAMAIANDGGTTTVNGNGASQAYGNSATYGDWSPQFALIQGSLNKPCIALPAKANLGSLVGLVPISVQDINVLSSPQNQQCTENSTQAKGDEALSHLLNDIPILSGNGTGNR, from the coding sequence ATGTTCAAGAAGATCATGGCCTCGGCAGCTGTCGCCGTCTCGGTCGTCGGTGTCTCCGCAGCGGCCGCCCCGTCGGCCATGGCGATCGCCAACGACGGTGGCACCACCACGGTCAACGGCAACGGCGCCTCGCAGGCGTACGGCAACTCCGCCACCTACGGTGACTGGAGCCCGCAGTTCGCGCTGATCCAGGGCTCGCTGAACAAGCCCTGCATCGCCCTGCCGGCCAAGGCGAACCTCGGTTCGCTCGTGGGCCTCGTGCCGATCTCGGTCCAGGACATCAACGTCCTGTCGTCGCCGCAGAACCAGCAGTGCACCGAGAACTCCACCCAGGCCAAGGGTGACGAGGCCCTGTCGCACCTGCTGAACGACATCCCGATCCTCTCGGGCAACGGCACCGGCAACCGCTGA
- a CDS encoding rodlin produces MKKMMAGAAVAVSLLGLSAVAAPTAMAIGNDGGTTTVNGNGAESEIGNATTKGDWSPQNQLVQGTLNKLCVGLPAKVNVGSLVGLVPVTVQDINVLSNPQNQQCTDNSTQAKGDEPLSHILDGIPVLSGNGVGNN; encoded by the coding sequence ATGAAGAAGATGATGGCCGGCGCTGCAGTGGCCGTGTCCCTGCTCGGTCTGTCCGCAGTCGCGGCTCCCACGGCCATGGCGATCGGCAACGACGGTGGCACCACCACCGTCAACGGCAACGGTGCCGAGTCGGAGATCGGCAACGCCACGACCAAGGGCGACTGGAGCCCGCAGAACCAGCTCGTCCAGGGCACCCTGAACAAGCTCTGCGTCGGCCTGCCCGCCAAGGTCAACGTCGGTTCGCTCGTCGGCCTCGTGCCGGTCACGGTCCAGGACATCAACGTCCTGTCCAACCCGCAGAACCAGCAGTGCACCGACAACTCCACCCAGGCCAAGGGCGACGAGCCGCTGTCGCACATCCTGGACGGCATCCCGGTCCTCTCGGGCAACGGCGTCGGCAACAACTGA
- a CDS encoding chaplin gives MKYTKVAAVAAGTLMAMGAAAPAMADSGAEAIAAGSPGVLSGNIVQVPVHIPVNICGNTVNVIGLLNPAFGNTCVNA, from the coding sequence GTGAAGTACACCAAGGTTGCCGCAGTCGCCGCCGGAACGCTCATGGCGATGGGTGCCGCTGCGCCGGCCATGGCCGACTCGGGCGCCGAGGCCATCGCCGCGGGTTCCCCGGGCGTGCTGTCCGGCAACATCGTGCAGGTCCCGGTGCACATCCCGGTCAACATCTGCGGTAACACCGTCAACGTGATCGGCCTGCTGAACCCGGCCTTCGGTAACACCTGCGTCAACGCGTGA
- a CDS encoding DUF5949 family protein, whose protein sequence is MTTPQTSTGTFTPAQLGTQILIGWSSRLPDADQDTAYLLAYSLGDGQDGPVVGREALRTALERAGLQVGGPIQDAAEAPGIQAKLLVQAGQAVLTMPHLKAQYPAPDEWLAAALGQGQVYGMFATTPWPEAVPGQPVSEDQLRAFAANEEVVRTAAHCLLPVRSLG, encoded by the coding sequence ATGACCACACCTCAGACCTCCACCGGCACCTTCACACCGGCCCAGTTGGGCACCCAGATCCTGATCGGCTGGAGCAGCCGGCTGCCCGACGCCGACCAGGACACCGCCTACCTCCTCGCCTACTCGCTGGGCGACGGGCAGGACGGCCCGGTGGTCGGCCGGGAAGCGCTGCGCACCGCGCTGGAGCGGGCGGGCCTCCAGGTCGGCGGCCCGATCCAGGACGCGGCGGAGGCCCCCGGCATCCAGGCGAAGCTCCTGGTGCAGGCGGGCCAGGCCGTCCTGACGATGCCTCACCTCAAGGCGCAGTACCCGGCCCCCGACGAGTGGCTCGCGGCCGCGCTGGGACAGGGCCAGGTGTACGGCATGTTCGCCACCACCCCGTGGCCGGAGGCCGTTCCGGGGCAGCCGGTCAGCGAGGACCAGCTGCGGGCGTTCGCGGCGAACGAGGAGGTCGTCCGTACCGCCGCCCACTGCCTGCTCCCGGTCCGCTCGCTCGGCTGA
- a CDS encoding rodlin: MIKKVLATGAVAASILGLGSTQAMAIANDGGTTTVNGNGASQSYGNSETHGDWSPQFALIQGSLNKPCIALPAKANLGSLVGLVPVTVQDINVLSSPQNQQCTENSTQAKGDEALSHILEDIPILSGNGVGNR; the protein is encoded by the coding sequence GTGATCAAGAAGGTTCTGGCTACGGGCGCTGTCGCCGCCTCCATCCTCGGGCTCGGCTCGACGCAGGCCATGGCGATCGCCAACGACGGCGGCACCACGACGGTCAACGGCAACGGCGCTTCGCAGTCGTACGGGAACTCCGAGACCCACGGTGACTGGAGCCCGCAGTTCGCGCTGATCCAGGGCTCGCTGAACAAGCCCTGCATCGCCCTGCCGGCCAAGGCGAACCTCGGTTCGCTCGTGGGCCTCGTGCCGGTCACGGTCCAGGACATCAACGTCCTGTCGTCGCCGCAGAACCAGCAGTGCACCGAGAACTCCACCCAGGCCAAGGGTGACGAGGCCCTGTCGCACATCCTGGAGGACATCCCGATCCTCTCCGGCAACGGTGTCGGCAACCGCTGA
- a CDS encoding DUF456 domain-containing protein has translation MSVWQLVAVGLVMLLGLVGVLVPGVPGQAIVWAAVLWWALTDMSPTAWGVLIGATALMLLNQALKPLLPPRRPGESGAPRRTVMLGGVAGIVGFFVVPVVGGIAGFVGAIYGAERLRLGSRGAGWVSVRSVMRATGYAVLVELFACLLVAGAWLGALLWG, from the coding sequence ATGAGTGTGTGGCAGCTCGTCGCCGTGGGCCTGGTCATGCTGCTGGGCCTGGTCGGGGTCCTGGTGCCGGGTGTGCCGGGGCAGGCGATCGTCTGGGCGGCAGTCCTGTGGTGGGCGCTGACGGACATGTCGCCGACGGCCTGGGGGGTCCTGATCGGCGCAACGGCCCTGATGCTGTTGAACCAGGCCCTGAAGCCGCTGCTGCCGCCGCGCCGCCCGGGTGAGTCGGGCGCGCCCCGCCGGACGGTGATGCTCGGCGGGGTCGCGGGGATCGTGGGGTTCTTCGTGGTGCCCGTGGTGGGCGGGATCGCCGGGTTCGTGGGGGCGATCTACGGGGCGGAGCGGCTGCGGCTGGGCAGCCGGGGCGCGGGCTGGGTGTCGGTGCGCTCGGTGATGCGGGCGACGGGTTACGCGGTGCTGGTGGAGCTGTTCGCCTGCCTGCTGGTGGCGGGTGCCTGGCTGGGCGCGCTGCTCTGGGGCTGA
- the rsgA gene encoding ribosome small subunit-dependent GTPase A codes for MSFSFPPVPSSPHPLTPYGWDDRWAAAFSPYAEQGLVPGRVVRVDRGRCDVITSDGPVRADTAFVVPRDPMRIVCTGDWAALDADGDPRFVRTLLPRRTAFVRSTSSERSEGQVLATNIDHIVICVSLAVELDLGRIERFLALALSSSDGAALLGDGHGPGEHRPEPVVLLTKADLVPDAVTRSHLVQDVEAVAPGVQVLPVSSTTGEGLDVFGAVVSGGTSVLLGISGAGKSTLANTLLGRDEMEVRAAREVDGKGRHTTTTRNLLVLPQGGILIDTPGLRGVGLFDAGTGVGELFAEIEELAARCRFHDCAHRSEPGCAVLGALEDGTLPDRRLESYRKLLRENRRIVAKTDARTRSEMVKDWKRKGAEGRAAMQAKRGGRVR; via the coding sequence TTGTCTTTCTCGTTTCCTCCGGTTCCGTCCTCCCCGCACCCGCTGACTCCGTACGGCTGGGACGACCGCTGGGCCGCGGCCTTCTCCCCCTACGCCGAGCAGGGTCTCGTGCCGGGGCGCGTCGTGCGTGTGGACCGCGGTCGGTGCGACGTGATCACCTCCGACGGCCCGGTCCGGGCCGACACCGCGTTCGTCGTGCCGCGCGACCCGATGCGGATCGTCTGCACCGGCGACTGGGCGGCACTCGACGCGGACGGCGACCCGCGGTTCGTCCGTACGCTGCTGCCGCGCCGTACCGCCTTCGTCCGCTCCACCTCCTCGGAGCGGTCGGAGGGCCAGGTGCTCGCCACCAACATCGACCACATCGTCATCTGCGTCTCGCTCGCCGTGGAGCTGGACCTCGGGCGGATCGAACGCTTCCTCGCACTGGCCCTGTCCAGCTCCGACGGCGCCGCGCTGCTGGGCGACGGACACGGCCCCGGGGAGCACCGGCCCGAGCCGGTCGTCCTGCTCACCAAGGCCGACCTGGTGCCCGACGCGGTGACCCGGTCCCATCTCGTCCAGGACGTCGAGGCCGTCGCGCCCGGAGTCCAGGTGCTCCCCGTCAGCTCCACCACCGGCGAGGGGCTGGACGTGTTCGGCGCCGTCGTCTCCGGCGGTACGAGTGTGCTGCTCGGCATCTCCGGCGCCGGCAAGTCCACCCTCGCCAACACCCTGCTCGGCCGGGACGAGATGGAGGTGCGGGCCGCCCGCGAGGTCGACGGCAAGGGCCGGCACACCACCACGACCCGCAACCTCCTGGTCCTGCCGCAAGGGGGCATCCTCATCGACACCCCCGGGCTGCGCGGGGTGGGGCTCTTCGACGCCGGGACCGGGGTCGGTGAGCTCTTCGCGGAGATCGAGGAGCTGGCGGCCCGGTGCCGGTTCCACGACTGCGCCCACCGCAGCGAGCCCGGGTGCGCGGTCCTCGGCGCGCTGGAGGACGGCACCCTGCCCGACCGGCGGCTGGAGAGCTACCGCAAGCTGCTCCGCGAGAACCGGCGGATCGTCGCCAAGACCGACGCCCGGACACGCTCGGAGATGGTGAAGGACTGGAAGCGCAAGGGCGCCGAGGGGCGTGCGGCGATGCAGGCCAAGCGCGGCGGCCGGGTGCGGTAG
- a CDS encoding DNA-3-methyladenine glycosylase 2 family protein: MDDRSRYEAVSSRDARFDGAFFFAVVTTGIYCRPSCPAVTPRRANVRFYPTAAAAQAGGFRACRRCRPDAVPGSAEWNVRADVVGRAMRLIGDGVVDREGVPGLAGRLGYSARQVQRQLNAELGAGPVALARAQRSHTARVLLQTTGLPVTEIAFAAGFASVRQFNDTIRRIYARTPSALRAEAGTGLGGGRGEGLRAGIALRLAHRGPYATGAVFDLLGAGAVARVEELAGEPGRRTYRRTLRLPYGTGIAAVDEASPGPWLEARIHLTDLRDLTTAVQRLRRLFDLDADPYAVDEALAADARLAPLVAARPGLRSPGAADPEEEAVRALVGRERAQELVERYGKAVDVPCGALTHVFPEPGVLAAAATEPALRTLAAALADGALRLDAGADREEARRTLATLPGVDGPTAALIRMRALGDPDVDPCGTPGAERWRPWRSYAVRHLETAVRKPAPRAGRRQPQSSAPSQAPATSRQANSSTSTA; encoded by the coding sequence ATGGACGACCGGAGCAGGTACGAGGCGGTGAGCAGCCGCGACGCGCGGTTCGACGGCGCCTTCTTCTTCGCCGTCGTGACCACCGGCATCTACTGCCGGCCGAGCTGCCCCGCTGTCACCCCCAGGCGCGCCAACGTGCGCTTCTACCCGACGGCGGCGGCTGCCCAGGCGGGCGGCTTCCGGGCCTGCCGCCGCTGCCGCCCCGACGCCGTGCCCGGCTCCGCCGAGTGGAACGTCCGCGCCGATGTCGTCGGCCGGGCGATGCGGCTGATCGGCGACGGGGTGGTGGACCGCGAGGGCGTACCCGGGCTGGCCGGGCGGCTCGGCTACAGCGCCCGGCAGGTCCAGCGCCAGCTCAACGCCGAGCTCGGCGCCGGACCCGTCGCACTCGCCCGCGCCCAGCGCTCCCACACCGCCCGGGTGCTCCTCCAGACCACCGGCCTGCCGGTCACCGAGATCGCCTTCGCTGCCGGGTTCGCCAGTGTGCGGCAGTTCAACGACACCATCCGCCGGATCTACGCCCGCACCCCCAGCGCCCTGCGCGCCGAGGCCGGGACCGGGCTCGGCGGGGGCCGGGGTGAGGGGCTGCGGGCCGGGATCGCGCTGCGGCTCGCCCATCGGGGCCCGTACGCCACCGGCGCTGTCTTCGACCTGCTGGGGGCGGGGGCCGTGGCCCGGGTCGAGGAGCTGGCCGGGGAGCCGGGGCGCCGCACCTACCGGCGTACGCTCCGGCTGCCGTACGGGACCGGGATCGCCGCAGTCGACGAGGCGTCCCCCGGACCGTGGCTGGAGGCCCGGATCCACCTCACCGATCTGCGCGACCTGACCACCGCCGTACAGCGGCTGCGGCGCCTGTTCGACCTGGACGCCGATCCGTACGCCGTGGACGAGGCCCTGGCCGCCGACGCCCGGCTCGCCCCGCTGGTCGCCGCCCGCCCCGGACTGCGCTCGCCGGGGGCGGCGGACCCGGAGGAGGAGGCCGTACGGGCGCTGGTGGGGCGGGAGCGGGCGCAGGAGCTGGTGGAGCGGTACGGGAAGGCGGTGGACGTGCCGTGCGGCGCGCTCACCCATGTCTTCCCCGAGCCGGGCGTCCTGGCCGCGGCCGCCACCGAGCCCGCCCTGCGGACCCTGGCAGCCGCGCTCGCCGACGGGGCGCTGCGGCTGGACGCGGGCGCCGACCGGGAGGAGGCGAGGCGGACGCTGGCCACGCTGCCGGGGGTGGACGGGCCGACCGCCGCACTGATCCGGATGCGGGCGCTCGGGGATCCGGACGTGGACCCGTGCGGGACACCGGGGGCCGAGCGGTGGCGGCCGTGGCGCTCGTACGCCGTACGCCATCTGGAGACGGCCGTACGGAAGCCCGCCCCGCGCGCCGGGCGGCGTCAGCCCCAGAGCAGCGCGCCCAGCCAGGCACCCGCCACCAGCAGGCAGGCGAACAGCTCCACCAGCACCGCGTAA